The Candidatus Zixiibacteriota bacterium genome has a segment encoding these proteins:
- a CDS encoding amino acid--tRNA ligase-related protein has protein sequence MRHLAVMQGHYGKTTLLRSRLLGAARKWFEKNEFMEISVPHITGATGSCEWFPNAMPVTMYNELGSEANMFLRQTGQLYLEAFTLAHNRVYTIGPSFRQERKVTDRHLCEFTLIEFEGRDFELDGLMDHIESLTKAMYSAATGVNGIEALNRYVALPYNRIAYNDAIALLNANGHDLEIGDDLGSAEELALCKLLNDLPTFVTHYPSDPKPKEGGVIKFFSMKRDGQETLCCDLLLPNVGESVGGAVREGSAVTCKKQFEESYMFDHLVERGVDPKQFEWYFEVLEHGEGQSSGCGIGFERLVQSILALDLSAGRSSIKAAIELPRSPEYLIP, from the coding sequence ATGCGTCATTTAGCGGTCATGCAGGGACACTACGGCAAAACAACATTACTTCGCTCGAGATTGCTCGGTGCGGCGCGGAAATGGTTTGAAAAAAATGAATTCATGGAAATCTCGGTGCCGCATATCACGGGTGCGACCGGGTCATGCGAGTGGTTTCCGAATGCCATGCCGGTAACTATGTACAACGAACTCGGATCCGAAGCAAATATGTTTTTGCGCCAGACCGGGCAGTTGTATCTTGAGGCATTCACCCTCGCCCATAACCGGGTTTACACTATCGGGCCGTCGTTTCGACAGGAACGCAAAGTAACCGACCGGCATTTGTGCGAATTTACCCTAATCGAATTCGAGGGGCGCGATTTTGAACTGGATGGCCTCATGGACCATATCGAATCGCTCACCAAGGCAATGTATTCAGCCGCGACCGGTGTGAACGGTATCGAGGCTCTCAACCGATACGTCGCCTTGCCATATAACAGAATCGCTTATAACGACGCTATTGCCCTGCTCAATGCAAACGGCCATGATCTCGAAATCGGCGATGACCTTGGTTCTGCCGAAGAACTCGCCTTGTGCAAACTTCTCAATGACTTGCCCACTTTTGTCACGCATTATCCATCGGATCCAAAACCAAAAGAGGGCGGGGTTATCAAATTTTTCTCGATGAAACGCGATGGCCAGGAAACCCTCTGTTGTGATTTGCTTTTGCCGAATGTCGGCGAGTCGGTTGGCGGGGCTGTTCGCGAAGGCTCGGCTGTTACCTGCAAGAAGCAGTTCGAGGAATCATATATGTTCGATCATCTGGTCGAGCGTGGAGTCGATCCGAAACAATTCGAATGGTATTTCGAAGTGCTTGAGCATGGCGAAGGACAGTCATCGGGCTGTGGAATTGGCTTCGAGCGGCTTGTGCAATCAATACTCGCGCTTGACTTGAGCGCAGGTAGGTCGAGTATAAAAGCGGCTATTGAATTACCGCGCTCACCAGAGTATCTTATTCCATAA
- a CDS encoding DUF4388 domain-containing protein has product MDLDLQGNIEKFTLPEIFHLVAIGRKSGTLGIQRDDFIVMVYFDKGDIIYGYGPRQTYHLGQLLKEKGKLTVAQLEEAVASQARTDNSKRLGEILINKGFIDRSDLEKVVSQQVEELLYSLLSWQSGSFKFYENQFPTEEEITVKLSVENVILEGLRRLDEMNFIKETLPNFEVVFSLSATQAGRARAITLEADEWNVMALVDGYRSIDDICAANKQPREKTLRVLSQLKLAGIVISTEKKNVKGRGIKSDSTTSAALETMVNRLALHFEDYLTEKSASSNRMSTRTVTTPLHGEEL; this is encoded by the coding sequence ATGGACCTCGATCTTCAGGGAAATATAGAAAAATTCACACTTCCGGAAATCTTTCATCTCGTCGCCATAGGCAGAAAATCCGGCACGCTTGGAATACAGCGCGATGACTTTATTGTCATGGTCTATTTCGACAAAGGTGACATCATTTACGGCTACGGCCCGAGACAAACCTACCATCTGGGGCAGCTCCTCAAAGAAAAAGGGAAGCTCACTGTCGCCCAGCTTGAGGAGGCCGTCGCAAGTCAGGCGCGTACCGACAACAGCAAACGGTTGGGCGAGATTCTAATCAACAAGGGCTTTATCGACCGCTCTGATTTAGAGAAAGTCGTCTCACAACAGGTTGAAGAACTCCTCTATTCGCTCCTCTCATGGCAAAGCGGATCATTCAAATTCTATGAAAATCAGTTCCCAACCGAAGAAGAAATAACCGTCAAACTTTCAGTTGAGAATGTCATATTAGAGGGACTTCGCCGCCTCGATGAGATGAATTTTATCAAGGAGACCCTTCCCAATTTTGAAGTCGTCTTCTCACTCTCGGCTACGCAGGCGGGACGCGCGCGCGCTATCACTCTTGAGGCCGATGAATGGAATGTTATGGCTTTAGTCGATGGCTACCGCTCGATAGATGATATCTGCGCGGCAAACAAACAACCCCGGGAGAAGACACTTCGGGTGTTATCCCAATTGAAACTTGCTGGTATCGTGATCAGTACTGAAAAGAAAAACGTAAAAGGGCGCGGAATTAAATCTGACTCAACTACAAGCGCGGCGCTCGAAACTATGGTCAACCGCCTGGCGTTGCATTTCGAAGATTATCTCACCGAAAAGTCCGCCAGTAGCAATAGAATGTCCACGCGAACTGTTACGACACCTCTCCACGGCGAGGAACTTTGA
- a CDS encoding regulatory protein RecX: MNKTIEKVEPITAGYRLKLSEQEEPLDVPYELYHKHLLKAGIVLTAAQIEQLNREIELFACKATASRLLALRGHSVGELFDKLKRRKFSDEAITPVIKEFKSAGVLDDARYANALVRRSLERNPSGRSFLIATLKKKKIAHDLAEEIVDMAIVEDDEDALAERSLRKRWPVLKQFDIERARTKAYTYLSRRGISYSAAKAAFEKLSAECEGGDDN, from the coding sequence ATGAATAAAACAATCGAAAAAGTAGAGCCGATTACTGCGGGCTACAGACTGAAACTCTCCGAGCAGGAAGAGCCACTGGATGTGCCGTATGAACTATATCACAAACATCTGCTCAAAGCCGGAATTGTTCTCACCGCGGCGCAGATAGAACAGCTAAATCGCGAGATTGAATTGTTTGCCTGTAAAGCGACCGCCAGCCGGCTTCTGGCACTGCGGGGACATTCGGTTGGTGAACTATTCGATAAACTCAAGCGAAGAAAATTTTCTGATGAAGCAATAACGCCAGTTATAAAAGAATTTAAATCGGCGGGAGTTCTCGACGACGCCCGTTACGCCAACGCTCTTGTCCGTAGATCGCTTGAGCGAAATCCCTCGGGCCGGTCGTTTCTCATCGCAACGCTCAAAAAGAAAAAGATTGCCCATGATTTGGCTGAAGAAATTGTGGATATGGCCATTGTCGAGGATGACGAGGACGCTTTGGCCGAACGTTCGCTTCGAAAACGATGGCCGGTTCTTAAGCAGTTTGATATTGAACGGGCGAGAACCAAAGCATATACTTACCTTTCGCGAAGAGGGATTAGCTATTCAGCGGCCAAGGCGGCGTTTGAAAAGTTGAGCGCCGAGTGCGAAGGAGGAGATGACAATTAA
- the alaS gene encoding alanine--tRNA ligase, which yields MTIKTADIRTSFLDFFQKRNHRLLPSSSVIPFDDPTMLHLFTNAGMNQFKDIFTGKQTVDYKRATTAQKCLRASGKHNDFDKVGFTARHHTFFEMLGNFSFGDYFKEEAIVYAWEWITKELKLPKDKLWASVYETDDDAFALWEKIAPELRNGRILRFGKKDNFWSLGDVGPCGPCSEIHVDRGEKYASGKDDRVNGEGDRFIEIWNLVFMQYDQTNDGQMAPLPKPSVDTGAGLERIASILQGTDTNYGIDLFQNIIEAISETTKSRYEDNKSSHHVIADHLRALTFSLADGAGISNEGRGHVLRKILRRAARHGQLLGAHEPFIYKLVPTLVKEMGSAYPEIREKESHVMNVLKAEEESFGRMLETGLELFENVAEKLRATIRSVVPGKDIFRLYDTHGFPYDVTEMIASVQGLTLDRIGFELAMEEQQERSRAGSKFESHGWGILSAYRKGNVQLESTIFVRESLATASVIQLRDSDVSSETGETHFHLVLNQTPFYVESGGQVSDTGVISVSYAQIRVLNVYKYQDAILHEGIILKGKPEDFSADTLVTAQVDIERRWDIMRNHTATHLLQAAMRKVLGEHVKQSGSYVGPDRLRFDFSHHQPVTRDEMAQIEQIVNEQIISNLPVHTDPEVPVAEAKKSGAMALFGEKYGDTVRVVSVGSFSKELCGGTHVENVGQIGPLMIVVETGIASGVRRIEAITGRAAIETMLKNKQSVRQIAALVNRTDTEVIPAIEQLQQTVSDLQKEVKKVKAAMFTGGTKSVGQEIAIGPSLLVTHDFGETDKDTIAAWVDSYKSRADAVIVAAVGKVDGKSTFMSAATGLATQKLKLDIGSLSKELLPQFGGRGGGKPSFAQGGVADNTNPTELFERLALMIKDKLEEANA from the coding sequence ATGACAATTAAGACTGCCGACATACGCACATCGTTTCTCGACTTTTTCCAGAAACGCAATCACCGCTTATTGCCGTCATCGTCTGTTATACCATTCGATGACCCGACCATGCTCCATCTGTTTACCAATGCCGGGATGAATCAATTCAAGGATATCTTCACAGGCAAGCAGACTGTCGATTACAAGCGGGCGACTACTGCCCAAAAGTGCCTCCGCGCTAGCGGGAAACACAATGACTTTGATAAGGTCGGCTTTACGGCGCGTCACCACACATTTTTTGAGATGCTCGGCAATTTTTCATTCGGCGATTATTTCAAAGAAGAGGCAATTGTCTATGCCTGGGAATGGATAACCAAGGAACTCAAATTGCCCAAAGACAAGCTTTGGGCGAGTGTATACGAGACTGATGACGATGCCTTTGCGCTTTGGGAGAAAATCGCGCCGGAGCTAAGAAACGGGCGCATTTTGCGGTTCGGTAAAAAAGATAATTTCTGGTCGTTGGGGGATGTTGGTCCATGCGGGCCATGTTCGGAAATCCATGTTGACCGGGGTGAAAAGTATGCCTCAGGAAAAGATGACAGGGTCAACGGTGAAGGCGACCGCTTCATTGAAATCTGGAATCTTGTCTTTATGCAGTATGACCAGACAAATGACGGACAGATGGCGCCGCTTCCCAAGCCGTCGGTGGATACCGGCGCAGGGCTTGAGCGGATTGCCTCGATACTGCAAGGAACAGACACCAATTACGGTATTGATTTATTTCAGAATATTATAGAGGCAATTTCCGAAACAACCAAATCACGATACGAAGATAATAAGTCATCGCACCATGTCATTGCCGACCATCTTCGGGCGCTGACATTTTCGCTCGCCGACGGGGCCGGGATTTCAAATGAGGGGCGCGGCCATGTACTGCGGAAGATTTTGCGACGTGCCGCAAGGCACGGACAACTCTTGGGCGCGCATGAGCCATTTATTTATAAACTTGTCCCGACACTTGTAAAGGAAATGGGCTCGGCATATCCGGAGATTCGGGAAAAAGAATCTCATGTGATGAATGTACTGAAAGCCGAGGAAGAATCTTTTGGGCGGATGCTGGAGACGGGATTGGAATTGTTTGAGAATGTCGCCGAAAAACTTCGCGCGACAATACGCTCGGTCGTGCCGGGCAAAGATATCTTTCGGCTCTATGACACACACGGCTTTCCCTATGACGTGACCGAAATGATTGCTTCGGTGCAGGGATTGACACTTGACCGAATAGGCTTTGAGCTTGCGATGGAAGAGCAACAGGAGAGGTCTCGGGCCGGGTCGAAGTTTGAGTCACATGGATGGGGTATTCTAAGTGCATATCGGAAAGGAAATGTTCAATTAGAGTCGACGATATTTGTAAGGGAAAGTCTCGCGACAGCTTCGGTTATTCAATTAAGAGATTCCGATGTGAGTTCCGAGACCGGGGAAACACATTTTCATCTCGTCTTAAATCAAACGCCGTTCTATGTCGAATCGGGAGGACAAGTTAGCGACACCGGCGTTATTTCGGTAAGTTATGCACAGATTCGTGTACTCAATGTTTACAAATATCAGGACGCCATTCTCCACGAAGGAATTATTCTCAAAGGGAAACCGGAGGATTTTTCCGCAGACACTCTTGTCACCGCCCAAGTCGACATCGAACGCCGATGGGATATTATGCGCAATCATACCGCCACGCACTTGCTTCAGGCGGCCATGCGGAAAGTGCTTGGCGAGCATGTCAAGCAGTCCGGCTCGTATGTCGGCCCGGACCGGCTTCGTTTTGATTTTTCTCATCATCAGCCAGTCACAAGAGATGAAATGGCTCAGATAGAACAAATTGTCAACGAGCAGATCATCAGTAACTTGCCGGTGCACACCGATCCCGAAGTCCCAGTCGCGGAAGCCAAAAAGAGCGGCGCCATGGCCCTATTCGGCGAAAAATACGGCGATACGGTGCGGGTTGTTTCAGTTGGGTCATTTTCCAAAGAACTATGCGGAGGAACCCATGTCGAAAATGTCGGTCAGATTGGGCCATTGATGATCGTGGTAGAAACCGGAATCGCAAGCGGTGTCCGCAGAATCGAAGCCATCACCGGGCGGGCGGCAATCGAGACGATGCTAAAAAATAAACAATCAGTCCGACAAATTGCCGCGCTTGTCAACCGCACCGATACCGAGGTTATTCCGGCGATTGAACAGTTGCAGCAGACTGTTTCGGATCTGCAGAAGGAAGTAAAAAAAGTCAAAGCCGCTATGTTTACCGGCGGCACAAAAAGTGTCGGGCAGGAAATCGCAATTGGGCCCTCGCTCTTAGTCACGCATGATTTCGGAGAGACCGACAAAGACACAATTGCGGCCTGGGTTGACAGTTATAAATCGCGCGCCGATGCGGTCATTGTCGCCGCAGTTGGAAAAGTCGATGGCAAGTCCACCTTCATGTCAGCCGCGACCGGTTTGGCAACACAGAAACTAAAACTCGATATTGGGTCACTGTCGAAAGAACTTCTTCCGCAATTCGGCGGACGCGGGGGCGGAAAGCCATCATTCGCCCAAGGCGGCGTCGCTGACAACACCAACCCGACAGAATTGTTTGAGCGTCTCGCTCTCATGATAAAAGATAAACTTGAGGAGGCGAATGCCTAA
- a CDS encoding geranylgeranylglyceryl/heptaprenylglyceryl phosphate synthase produces the protein MPNIFSQLMTVSEQRGGGFFLLIDPDRLSQSQYCALAAASEECGVDAILVGTSFMLNGDFATAVKDIKVETDLPVIIFPGSYAQITKHADAILFTSLISGRNPTYLIDEQVKGAPAVKKFGLEPIPTGYMLIESGPLTSVQFISGSCPIPRAKNDLACAHALAAQYLGMKLVYLEAGSGAVEAVPVEMVKEVSSYVDIPVMVGGGLQTPDDCAVRIENGARFIIMGNRIERDPHFTFLREVTSATHTKSAIGV, from the coding sequence ATGCCTAACATATTCAGCCAGCTTATGACGGTTTCCGAACAGCGCGGCGGCGGATTTTTTTTGCTCATTGATCCTGACCGGCTCAGTCAGTCGCAATACTGCGCGCTGGCGGCGGCCTCAGAAGAGTGCGGAGTCGATGCTATCTTAGTTGGCACATCGTTTATGCTCAATGGAGATTTTGCCACGGCCGTCAAAGATATCAAAGTCGAAACAGACCTGCCGGTCATTATCTTTCCCGGCTCCTACGCGCAGATAACCAAGCATGCCGATGCGATACTTTTTACATCCCTCATTTCCGGACGCAACCCGACCTATCTTATCGACGAGCAGGTCAAAGGGGCGCCTGCGGTAAAAAAATTCGGTCTTGAACCAATTCCGACCGGCTACATGCTTATCGAATCTGGCCCATTGACATCAGTGCAGTTTATTTCCGGATCATGTCCAATACCGCGCGCTAAAAATGACCTCGCTTGCGCCCATGCCTTAGCCGCTCAGTATTTGGGAATGAAGTTGGTCTATCTCGAAGCTGGCTCGGGCGCGGTTGAAGCCGTTCCGGTCGAAATGGTCAAGGAAGTTTCATCCTATGTCGATATTCCGGTTATGGTAGGCGGCGGATTGCAAACTCCCGATGACTGCGCTGTGCGAATCGAAAACGGCGCGAGGTTTATTATCATGGGAAATAGAATAGAACGCGATCCGCATTTCACTTTTTTGCGTGAAGTCACTTCGGCGACCCACACCAAATCCGCTATCGGCGTATGA
- a CDS encoding SIS domain-containing protein, with product MNQQERLLQLKRQVDDSVILRQAVFEQLGPKLVETADVISGVIGSGGKVMIAGNGSLASIASLFAGELVVRLSRERSRHALPAMALCADFSVMTGTADDYGFENVYSRQIEALGQKGDLLMILSATGNSTNLVRAAQVARERGLIAVALLGGNGGKLRGIVDRSLVISHPASVRIEEEHLFIVHLLVDLIERDLFV from the coding sequence ATGAATCAACAAGAGCGTCTTTTGCAACTGAAACGCCAAGTCGATGACTCAGTCATTCTTCGTCAGGCGGTCTTTGAACAGCTCGGCCCGAAACTTGTGGAGACTGCCGATGTCATCTCGGGCGTCATCGGCTCGGGCGGAAAAGTCATGATAGCCGGAAATGGCTCGCTCGCGTCAATCGCTTCGCTTTTTGCAGGCGAGTTGGTGGTAAGATTGAGTCGTGAACGAAGCCGTCATGCACTTCCCGCAATGGCACTCTGCGCCGACTTCTCGGTTATGACCGGCACGGCGGATGATTATGGATTTGAAAATGTCTACTCGCGGCAGATTGAGGCGTTGGGACAAAAAGGGGATCTGCTCATGATCCTTTCTGCCACCGGCAATTCGACAAATCTTGTTCGTGCCGCTCAGGTTGCCCGTGAACGGGGCCTTATCGCGGTTGCACTGCTTGGCGGGAATGGCGGAAAACTTCGTGGAATCGTAGATCGCTCGCTTGTAATTTCACATCCGGCATCGGTGCGAATTGAAGAGGAACATCTATTCATTGTTCATCTTCTGGTTGATCTGATAGAGCGCGATTTATTTGTGTAG
- a CDS encoding O-antigen ligase, with translation MSRTLELLTFIFFALFVFASPFSIALSQIAFGISLFCFIALSFNGDVLPRLRPLNPVFRMIGIYLVWLTFSAYMSDRPVFSLSMLKEEWLFLIVPIGAYLCRDEKQCAILIRIFAISVALIAAYGILQYFTHTHFLKPSAPDIIDGDRIRGNFSHPLTFANFFGTASLFLLGTALSGKEWIKNRIGSLLVAASILGIFAVVLSSSRTAIAAILVILFVAALVAGKKYFLPIGIIVVGILAAVILIPGSESRYLTQLPQDVNPGYEGGRPFIWKNSIDIIWDNPLFGVGTGNFYDEYVTRLKPDIYNAWKYSHAHNDILTVTVISGIPGGLLFIGVWLMVLRTLYRGLKRLPQNSAQRKWLIGSLLGCAFFLIASLTEATFQDEEVRQLLMFVWAVGLSVCLEEPKSELELS, from the coding sequence ATGTCCCGCACCCTTGAACTCCTGACATTCATTTTCTTCGCGCTCTTTGTTTTTGCCTCCCCATTCTCCATAGCTTTGAGTCAAATCGCCTTCGGAATATCTCTCTTTTGTTTTATCGCACTCTCATTCAACGGCGATGTATTGCCGCGACTGCGTCCATTGAATCCAGTCTTCCGCATGATCGGAATCTATCTTGTCTGGCTGACGTTCAGCGCGTATATGAGTGACAGGCCTGTTTTCTCTCTTTCGATGCTCAAAGAAGAATGGCTGTTTCTGATTGTTCCGATCGGGGCTTATCTGTGTCGCGATGAAAAACAGTGCGCGATACTTATTCGCATATTTGCCATCAGCGTTGCCTTGATTGCCGCATATGGAATCCTTCAGTATTTCACCCACACCCATTTTCTCAAACCTTCGGCGCCGGATATTATCGATGGCGATCGGATACGTGGAAATTTCTCACACCCACTCACATTTGCAAATTTTTTCGGAACTGCTTCGCTCTTTTTGCTCGGAACAGCTCTGAGTGGAAAAGAATGGATCAAAAATAGGATTGGGTCTCTGCTTGTCGCGGCATCTATACTTGGAATATTCGCGGTTGTCCTCAGCAGTTCAAGAACCGCTATCGCCGCAATACTCGTAATTCTCTTTGTAGCCGCCTTGGTTGCAGGGAAAAAATATTTTCTGCCCATTGGAATTATCGTGGTCGGTATCCTCGCGGCGGTGATATTGATCCCCGGTTCAGAGAGCCGCTACCTCACACAACTTCCGCAGGATGTTAATCCCGGCTACGAAGGCGGACGGCCGTTTATTTGGAAAAACAGTATCGATATAATTTGGGATAACCCGCTCTTTGGAGTTGGAACGGGAAACTTCTATGATGAGTATGTGACTCGGCTCAAGCCGGATATTTACAACGCTTGGAAATACAGCCATGCCCATAATGATATTTTGACTGTCACTGTCATAAGCGGCATTCCGGGCGGGCTGTTGTTTATTGGTGTCTGGTTGATGGTTCTTAGGACATTGTATCGCGGATTAAAAAGGTTGCCACAGAATTCGGCCCAGCGAAAGTGGTTAATAGGTTCGCTACTTGGCTGCGCCTTCTTTTTGATTGCTTCGTTGACCGAGGCAACATTTCAAGACGAGGAGGTTCGTCAGTTGCTGATGTTTGTCTGGGCAGTGGGGTTGTCGGTTTGTCTTGAAGAGCCAAAATCCGAATTAGAGCTTTCTTAA
- a CDS encoding GIY-YIG nuclease family protein, protein MLYSVVIKQGFVYILTNKTRTVLYTGITSNLSVRIQAHKDGNVEGFTKRYKLTRLVYIEVFNRITDAITREKQIKSWSRSAKVKLILESNPDWLDLSEQL, encoded by the coding sequence ATGTTATATTCCGTCGTGATCAAACAAGGCTTCGTCTACATTCTTACCAACAAAACTCGAACTGTCCTCTACACGGGTATAACTTCAAATTTGTCCGTTCGAATTCAGGCCCATAAAGATGGTAATGTAGAGGGATTTACTAAACGATATAAGTTAACAAGGCTTGTTTATATCGAGGTATTTAATAGGATTACTGATGCCATCACACGAGAAAAACAAATAAAATCATGGTCTCGTTCGGCAAAGGTGAAACTCATTCTGGAGTCGAATCCGGATTGGCTCGATTTGAGCGAGCAATTATGA
- a CDS encoding patatin-like phospholipase family protein → MKSLGFVIFLLITLWSAPTLPADIIHIGGLNGADPYDTHPQRSVLLALSSGGARGLASIGILKAFEEKHISVAAIAGTSIGGIVGGLYACGYTADEIRDLVVNASFSNLLANSPNRNSMFLTRRLESERHLFSIRFNSFTPRIPIALSSAQALTSFLTSKTSCAAYKAGGDFSNLKVPFKTVATDLVTGETVILSSGSLADALRATMAFPLAFTGVLQNEKLLMDGGMLIPVPVDIVRQMSDSVHFVVAVDNSSRLLRRSELVTPVDIANQATSIMAADKLESQLKRADFVITPDLRTFNASDFDYGEALIALGYQAGLTAADNIIARLDEQFRDTMIFELADLSVTSPDPTLVGTVTKAHLSNRFTRTGLIKKLKEIVRRDRLFGIRVELVPAEMHLSAASVLAKSIMLSLTLEPQLHAERISFSFLGNQILSDSALSSQCQFHNSRIDPRSLQECLDNIISLYSTKGFDLAYIRNVSIDFETNQIDIDIDEGIIKRIDVSNNIRSKDWLVRSYFPLTIDEPFSSRSASNGIDAIYSTDLYDRVSLTLMPNDSGAVIDLSVLEKPAKQLRVGWRWDDEYQSEEFLELLDDNIFGAGIQALGHTGYAQDRQDYYSTLKVDRIFKTYLTAQAKVFHNRLLRPLYNTEQIFTGERKEIKWGGSFKIGQQIARFGMVTGGISFEEIRYLENGVNMQRFGQRSLHLESLVETFDRVPFPETGKRHIIAFQQSGKILGGDFLFTKFYSSLESYFPVNRRINYHPKVSIGVSSDALPPSEKFYIGGLYSLSGYSTYQLSGDKMILLNHELRVRLPIRLYAIARYDIGRVYSTSEVFRLKNFRQGFGASLAFDSPLGPFEFGYGVTNNDFDRFYFQAGFTF, encoded by the coding sequence GTGAAATCTCTCGGCTTCGTCATATTCCTTCTGATAACTCTCTGGTCGGCACCGACGCTACCGGCGGATATAATTCATATTGGGGGGTTAAACGGCGCCGACCCCTATGACACCCATCCCCAAAGATCAGTCCTGCTTGCCCTCTCAAGCGGTGGCGCTCGCGGTCTGGCTTCAATCGGGATTCTCAAAGCCTTCGAGGAAAAACACATCTCAGTCGCGGCCATCGCCGGAACATCGATCGGCGGAATTGTCGGTGGACTGTATGCCTGCGGGTACACTGCCGATGAAATCAGGGATCTGGTTGTAAATGCAAGTTTCTCGAATTTGCTTGCCAACAGCCCAAACCGAAACTCTATGTTCCTCACTCGACGACTGGAGAGCGAGCGGCATCTATTTTCCATCCGTTTCAACAGCTTTACGCCTCGGATTCCTATCGCGCTTTCATCGGCCCAGGCCTTGACCTCGTTTTTGACTTCAAAAACATCCTGCGCCGCCTATAAAGCGGGCGGAGATTTCAGCAACCTGAAAGTACCGTTTAAAACGGTAGCCACTGATCTTGTGACCGGCGAGACGGTTATTCTCTCGTCGGGTTCACTCGCCGATGCCCTTCGCGCGACAATGGCCTTTCCGCTGGCGTTCACTGGAGTGCTTCAAAATGAAAAACTGCTCATGGATGGCGGAATGCTTATCCCAGTTCCGGTTGACATTGTTCGCCAGATGTCTGATTCGGTTCATTTTGTGGTCGCGGTAGACAATTCAAGCCGTCTGCTCAGGCGCAGTGAACTTGTAACTCCGGTCGACATCGCCAATCAGGCGACTTCGATTATGGCCGCTGACAAACTCGAGTCCCAACTCAAGCGGGCCGATTTTGTTATCACACCCGATCTGAGAACTTTCAATGCCTCTGATTTTGATTACGGCGAGGCCCTAATCGCGCTTGGATATCAAGCCGGACTAACCGCCGCCGACAACATTATTGCCAGACTCGACGAGCAGTTTCGGGACACTATGATATTTGAGCTGGCCGATTTGTCGGTAACCTCACCTGATCCTACGCTTGTCGGGACTGTCACCAAAGCCCATCTGTCGAATCGGTTCACCCGGACTGGACTGATAAAAAAACTCAAAGAGATCGTTCGCCGTGACAGACTCTTCGGGATACGGGTTGAACTTGTTCCGGCCGAAATGCATCTGAGCGCCGCTTCGGTTCTCGCAAAAAGTATTATGCTTTCTCTCACGCTTGAACCCCAGTTGCATGCCGAGCGGATCAGCTTTTCATTTTTGGGAAATCAGATCCTTTCCGATTCAGCTCTGTCTTCGCAATGTCAGTTTCACAACTCACGTATCGATCCCCGCTCACTTCAGGAGTGTCTTGATAATATTATTAGCCTTTATTCCACAAAAGGCTTTGACCTGGCCTATATCAGAAATGTGTCGATTGATTTTGAGACCAATCAAATCGACATCGATATCGACGAGGGGATCATAAAGCGCATCGATGTCTCAAACAATATCCGCTCCAAGGACTGGCTGGTACGCTCGTATTTCCCGCTTACAATCGACGAACCATTTTCCAGCAGATCGGCATCGAATGGGATCGATGCTATTTACAGCACCGACCTGTACGACCGCGTAAGTTTGACACTCATGCCGAACGACAGCGGAGCTGTCATTGACCTTTCAGTCTTGGAGAAGCCAGCCAAACAACTTCGTGTCGGCTGGCGATGGGACGATGAATATCAATCGGAAGAGTTTCTTGAACTTCTCGATGATAACATTTTTGGCGCGGGGATTCAGGCATTGGGGCATACCGGATACGCGCAGGATCGCCAGGATTATTATTCCACATTAAAAGTAGACAGAATATTCAAAACATATCTGACCGCACAGGCAAAAGTCTTCCACAACCGCCTGCTCCGCCCTCTTTATAATACTGAACAGATATTCACTGGAGAACGCAAAGAAATTAAATGGGGCGGATCGTTCAAAATCGGCCAGCAGATAGCGCGTTTCGGCATGGTGACCGGCGGCATCTCGTTTGAAGAAATACGATATCTCGAAAATGGCGTTAACATGCAGAGATTTGGCCAGCGAAGTTTACACCTGGAATCATTGGTCGAAACGTTTGACCGTGTCCCTTTTCCTGAGACCGGAAAAAGACATATTATTGCATTCCAGCAGTCAGGAAAAATACTCGGCGGAGATTTTCTCTTTACCAAATTTTACAGTTCGCTTGAATCTTATTTTCCAGTGAACAGAAGAATAAATTATCATCCGAAAGTTTCGATTGGAGTCTCAAGCGATGCTTTGCCGCCATCAGAGAAATTCTATATAGGCGGCCTCTACTCGTTGTCGGGCTACAGTACATACCAATTGTCCGGCGACAAGATGATTTTGCTCAACCATGAACTTCGTGTGCGACTGCCGATCCGGCTGTATGCCATTGCCCGCTACGATATCGGCCGTGTCTATTCTACGTCTGAAGTATTCCGGCTGAAAAATTTCCGTCAGGGGTTTGGGGCGTCGTTGGCATTTGATTCACCACTTGGCCCGTTTGAATTCGGCTATGGTGTGACAAACAACGATTTCGACAGATTTTATTTCCAGGCGGGGTTTACGTTTTAG